One Urechidicola croceus genomic window, TTTCTTAAAATTTTAACAGCAGTAATATCTTTAGGGTGAATACTTAAATATCTTGCTGCCTTTTTCTCTAGAATTCCTTCTATAGTTTCTTCTTCTAATTTAATTCGTAACTGAATCTCTTTTACCATTTGGCAAAATTAGTTTATTTTAAATGAAAAATTGTATGTCTTTTATTTAGTTGGAATCATAACTCAAATAATTAATCACTTTCATCTAAAAGATGATTTAATTTATTAGCAATTTCAATTCCTAATTTTTGATGACAATATTGATTCCAATGACCTAATTTATTTGTTGCTTTCCATTCATTAAATATGATTCCTGATTTTTGAAGTTCGTCAAAACAGTATGTCATATCCCAATATAACAGCCCATTTTCAACACATTTTTCTTCTACTTTTATAGGTAATATAGATGCATTACTATTAATAATAATTGTGTTTTTACTTAAATTTTCAAAAATTTTAGAAGTAATTGGATCAAATTCAAATACATGTTCTGATTCAATAATTTTAATTTGAGGTTTTGAATAAAACTTACCAAATAAAATTCCACCAGTTTCTCCTTGATTCACTTTATATCTACAAGCATTTAAAATATTAAAAAAAGTAAAATTTTGAGTTAAAAACTTTGTATTTTGGTATTTGTTTAATTCTGATGTTTCTACATTTATAGAAATACTTAAACTATCATTTATAATATCAGTACGAGGTAACAAAGGTGGAAATGAATAATCAGAAACCAAATCCTCTTTACTTAAAAAATAAATAAAATAATCAGGTTCAAAGTCTTCAATTAGCAACTTTTGATATGCATACATATGGCCAACATTGAACCCTGCACGACCAAAATTTAATACTTCTACAACTTTATTTGGAGATTTTAATCTTAAATTATCTTCCATAATTCTACTCAAGGTATGACGCTCAAACATTTGAGCTCCTTGTACAAAAGAATCACCAATTAAGGCAACTCTTATTGTGTTTTTTGGTTTAGATTTTGAAACAACATCTCCAACAAAACGATATTCATTAGTCGATAAAATTGAGAATCCTTCATTAAAATTTACAAACTCTCTAGATTTAAGAAGCCCTTTACCAATATCATCATAATATTCAGCAAATGACAATTCTGCTATTTTAGCCGAACTTATAAATAATTCACAAAAAAAAAGTGTACCTAAAAAAGAAAATAACAATATCAAAAACTTTTTTACAAACCTCATAATCGCTAAAATTGAAAATACACAAACGGTAAAGAATCTGCCTGAAACATATACATTAAAGTAACTAGAAATAACCCAGACAAAATACCTATTATAACTAAATTAGACTTAAGTTTTAATACACTCGTATGTCCATATTTATATTCAATATAATCTATACTGAAAACTACAACTAGATAGGAACATATAACTCTTAAAAATAAATAAAAATATTCACTTGTTTCCCAATTAATAATCTTAGAAAAAATCATTTCAGTTGATTCATAATTTTCACTTCTAAAAAACAACCAAGTAAATGTTACTAAAAAAAAGGTTAAGATGTAGTTCCCGAAGTTTATTAATTTACTTTTGCTATTTTTTTTACTTTGAAAACGGTGATACATTTTATATAATATCAAGTAAACACCATGCAAACCTCCCCAAATAACAAAATTCCAACTCGCTCCATGCCATAAGCCTCCTAAGAGCATTGTAATCATCAAATTTAAGTAAGTTCTACTTAAACCTTTTCTATTTCCACCTAATGGAAAATATAAATAATCTCGTAACCAGGTTGAAAGTGAAATATGCCATCTTCTCCAAAACTTAGCAATATTTTGTGAAAAATATGGTTGTTCAAAATTTTTCATTAGTTCAACTCCTAAAAGTTTTGCTGTACCTCTTGCTATATGACTATATCCAGAAAAATCTGCATAAATTTGAATTGAAAATAATATAATTGCAGCTATAATTTCTATTGATTTGTATAATGATAAATCATTAAAAATGTGATCAACATATCTTCCTGCTGTATCTCCAATCATTACCTTACGGAACAACCCTAAAATTATTAAGGTTATACCTTGCTTAATTTGTGTAAAACTTGGGTTTAACTTTTTAGATAATTGAGGTAGTAATGTTTTGGCTCGTTCAATTGGTCCTGCAACAAGTTGTGGAAAAAAAGAAACGAATAATGCGAAATCAACAAAGTTATTAGTTGGTTTTATTTTTTTATTATAAATATCAATTGTATAAGAAAGTGTTTGAAAAGTATAAAATGAAATTCCTATTGGCAATAAGATATTTAAGTGTATAAAATCTAATTTGAAGTTTAAATTATCAGCAATAGTTTTAAAATTTTCAATAAAAAAATTAAAATATTTAAAAACACATAAAATACCAAGATTCGTAAAAAGACTTAACCTTAAAAGCCATTTTCTTTTATTATCACTGGATGATGAGAAAATTTTCTCTCCAATTATAAAATCAATAATTGTTGAAGTAAGTAATAAGAAACAAAAACGCCAATCCCAATATCCATAAAAGAAATAACTACAAATTAGTAGAAAAATATTTTTACTTTTTTTACTTGGTAATGCGTAAAAAATTGGAAGAATAATACTTAAAAAAAAGAAAAATACAAATGAATTAAATAGCATTAAAATGTATTGTCTAAGATTTTAAAAACTCTAAAACATTTTGTTCTATACGTTTTTCTACATTAGTTAAATCTGCTTTTATGAATGTTTCTCCAGTAATTTGTTCATATAATTCTATATATCTATCAGAAATTTCAATAATTTTTTCAGATGTCATTTCAGGAATTACCTGTCCTTCTTTTCCTTGAAAACCGTTTTCTATCAACCATTGTCTTACAAACTCTTTTGACAATTGTTTTTGTGCTTCTCCTTTATTTTGTCGTTCTTGATAACCATCAATATAAAAATAACGAGAAGAATCTGGTGTATGAATTTCATCTATCAAAACAATTTTACCATCATTAGTTTTACCAAACTCATATTTAGTATCTACTAATATTAATCCTCGTTCTTTTGCAATTTCAGTACCTCTTTGAAATAACTTTCGTGTATAATCTTGAAGAATTAAATAATCTTCTTCTGATACAATACCTTTAGCCAGAATATCTTTACGAGAAATATCTTCATCATGCTCTCCGTTATCCGCTTTAGTAGATGGTGTTATAATTGGCTCAAGAAACTTATCATTTTCTTTCATACCCTCTGGCATTGAAACCCCACACAATACTCTTTTTCCCAACTTATATTCACGAGCTGCATGCCCAGAAAGATAACCTCGAATTACCATTTCAACTTTAAATGGCTCGCACAAGTGACCAACAGCAACATTAGGATCAGGAATATCAATAATCCAATTTGGAACAATATCTGATGTTGCATCCATCATTTTTGAAGCAATTTGATTTAAAATCTGCCCTTTATAAGGTATTTGTTTTGGCATTATTACATCAAAAGCTGAAAGCCTATCTGAGGCAATCATTACTAAAAATTTATCATCAATATTGTAAACCTCTCGTACTTTTCCTTTATAAACTGATTTTTGTTTTGGAAAATTATAATTGGTATCGTTAATAGTATTCATTATTAAATTGTTGTTGTTGTTGTTGTTGTATGTTTTTCTTATTAAGTGATTATTTTAATCTACTTCTATACTTTTAAAAGCAGTGATTATTTGCTTAACTAATCTATGCCTAACAACATCTTTATCATCTAGATAAACCATTGCTATACCTTCAATATCTTTTAAAGCTAATAATGCTTCTTTCAAACCTGAAACCTGTCTTCTTGGTAAATCAATTTGTCCAGGATCTCCAGTAATAATGAACTTTGCACTTTTCCCCATACGAGTTAAAAACATTTTCATTTGACTATGTGTAGTATTTTGACCTTCATCCAAAATTACATATGCACCGTCTAGTGTACGCCCTCTCATAAATGCTAAAGGTGCAATTTGAATAACTCCTTTTTCAATATATGACTCTAACTTTTCTGATGGAATCATATCACGTAATGCGTCATAAAGTGGTTGCATGTACGGATCTAACTTTTCTTTTAAATCACCTGGTAAAAAACCTAAATTTTCTCCTGATTCTACAGCTGGCCTTGTTAAAATAATTCGACGAACTTCTTTCTCTTTCAATGCTTTTACTGCAAGTGCAACTGCTGTATATGTTTTACCAGTTCCTGCAGGGCCAACTGCAAATAACATATCATTTTTAGCCATTAAATCAACCATTTTTTGTTGATTCGGGCTTTGAGGTTTAATCAACTTTCCTCCAACTCCATGAACTAAAACCCCTTCAGATTTAGCCGATGATTTATGCTCTGTACCATCAGAAGAAAGTATCCTATCTATACTATTTTCATCTAACTTATTGTATTTATTTAAATGATTAATGAGTCTCTGAATTTTCTTCTCAAACTCATCGAGAATTTCGGGTTCTCCATAAGCCTTTAATTTAGTACCTCTTGCAACTATCTTGAGTTTGGGATAGTGTTTTTTAAGAATTTCAATGTTTTTATTTCGCGTACCAAATAAGTCATTTGGGTTGATTTCGGTAAGTTCTATTAATCGCTCGTTCAAATGGTTAGATTTTTAAAGATTTTAGTCCAAAATTAGGTTACTAAAACTAACTTAAATAAATCAATATTGATTAGTTTTGCATAACAAATTTAAAAATTTATTTTTGTTATTAACTAATAATTTCAGGAAGTAATCAACAAATGTCTCTAATAACTTTAACCACAGATTTTGGACTCAAAGACCACTTTGTAGGGGCTGTTAAAGGAGCAATTTACTCCGAACTGTCTGATGCTGTGATTGTTGATATTACACACCACATTTCACCCTTCAATATTTCTGAAACTGCATATGTTTTAAAAAATGCATATAAAAGTTTTCCTGAAGGTAGTATTCACATCATAGGTGTTGATTCTGAATTAAATGAAGAAACTAACCATATTGCTTTAAAATTAGATAATCACTACTTTATTTGCCCTAATAATGGAGTTATTTCTATGATTGCTTCAGAAATAAGACCTGAAAAAATTGTTGAAATTAATATACACGATCGAATAGAAAGTAGTTTTCCAGTACTTGATGTATTTGTAAAAGTTGCTTGTCATTTAAAACGTGGTGGTACTTTGGAAGTTATAGGAAAGGAAATTTTTGACTATAAAATCATTACTGATATTCAACCAATTATATCTAATAATAATAGTAAAATTACTGGAAGTGTCATTTATATTGACAATTATGGAAATGTAATTACTAACATTAGTAAAAAGTTATTTGAAAAAATTGGTAAAGGAAGAGAATTTGAATTACTTGCAGATAGATATCCTTTTAAAAAAATTCATTCTAAATATAGTGATATTGTCAATTTCGCCATTCCTAAAGAAGATAGACACTTAGATGGTGCAAGATTGGCTATATTTAACTCGGCAGGATATGTTGAAATTGCATTGTACAGAAGTAATTTAGACACCGTTGGTGGAGCTTCAAGTTTACTTGGATTAAGATATAGAGATCAATTAACTATTACTTTTAAAGATGTTGATTCGAATAGTTAAACTTGGATTTCACAAAGAAAATGTTTCTAAATTTTTAAATATTTTTGAAAATTCAAAAGATAAAATACGAAATACTGAAGGGTGCCGTTTATTAGAACTATATAGAGATAAAAACGATGATACTATATTTTTTACCTATAGCCATTGGGATGAAGATATACATTTAGAAAATTATCGAAATTCTGCGTATTTCAAAAAGGTCTGGAAAAATACAAAACCTTTATTCAATCGCAAACCTGAAGCATGGAGCGTTGACAGATTAGAGCGATTAGATTAATTATATGATAGCAATTTTAAAAAAAGAATTAAACTCATTTTTTTCAACACCAATTGGTTATTTGGTGATTGCTGTATTTCTAGTAATAAACGGTTTATTTTTATGGATATTTGAAGGCGACTTCAATATATTAAATGCTGGTTTTGCTGACTTAAATAGTTTTTTCTTTCTTGCTCCTTGGATTTTTATGTTTCTGATTCCGGCAATAACCATGAAAACCTTTTCGGATGAGTACAATACTGGAACTATCGAAATCTTAAAGACAAAACCAATTAGTAACTGGGAAATTATAATCGGAAAATATATAGCATCACTCCTACTTATTGTAATTGCTATTATTCCTACACTAACTTATGTTTATAGTATATCAAATTTAGGAAACCCTATTGGTAACTTTGATCTAGGAAGTTTATTGGGTTCATATTTTGGTCTTTTGTTTCTCGCAAGTGCTTACACTACAATTGGTCTTTTTGCTTCAACACTTTCAAATAATCAAATTGTAGCATTTATAATTGCTGTATGTATTTCTTTTTTATTTTTCTATGGATTTGAAGCAATGTCTTCATTGTTTGGAAACTTTGATTATACAATTCAAAGCTTTGGAATGAATGAGCACTTTAAAAGTATAAGTCGTGGAGTAATTGACACAAGAGATTTAATTTATTTCATCAGTATAACCATATTCTTTTTAGTTATAACAAAACTTAAACTTACACGTGAATAAGCAATCAAACATATCAAAAATAGTTTTGCTTATCATTGGCTTGATAATTATAAATTTTATTTCGAATAAAATGTATAAACGCTTTGATTTAACTGAAGATAAAAGATACACCTTATCTGAACCTGCATTAGCTATTTTAAACAAAGTTGAATCTCCAATAATCATTAAAATATACCTTGAAGGTGATTTTCCCTCTGAATTTAAAAGATTACAGATTGAGACTCGACAATTACTTAATGAATTAAAATCAGAAAACAACAATATAAAATTCCGTTTCATTGACCCTCTAGATGATGCCCAAGAATTAATTGAACAAGGCTTAAAACCAAGTCAATTATCAATTCAAAAAAATGGACAAATTTCTGAAATTATAATTTTTCCTTGGGCAACAGTGCAATATGGCACAAAAACTGAACTGGTTTCACTCCTGAATGACACAAATAGCCAATCTCAAGAAGAACAACTTGAGAATGCAATTCAAAATTTAGAATATGCATTTGCAGATGCCATTCATAAGGTAACTTCTGAAAAAAACAAAAAAATTGCCGTACTCAAAGGAAATGGTGAATTACAAGATATTTATGTTGCAGATTTTTTAAGAAAATTAGGAGAGTATTATAGATTAGCACCATTCACATTAGATGCTGTTGAAACCAATCCACAACAAACTACAGATGAATTGTCAAAATTTGATTTAGCTATTATTGCAAAACCTACAGAGCGATTTACTGAAAATGAAAAATACACACTTGACCAATTTATTATCAATGGAGGAAAAACCCTTTGGTTAGTTGATCAAGTTCAAGCAGAATTAGATAGTTTAATGGATACTGGTGAATCACTTGCATATCCAAGAGATTTAAACTTAACTGATTTACTTTTTAGTTATGGCGTACGTATCAATCCAAATTTAATTCAGGATTTATATAGTTCAAAAATTCCTTTAGCATCAGGAAATATTGGAAATAAAACACAATTTGATCAATTTTTATGGGAGTTTAATCCATTAACCCAGTCAAAAAATGATCATCCTATTAATAAAAATGTTGATCCTGTCAATTTTAAATTTACCAGCAGTATAGATTTATTAAAAAATGATATTACAAAAACCGTTTTATTACAAAGTTCTCCATTATCAAAAATTATTGGTACTCCTTCCATCATTAGCCTTAAATCAATTGGTCAACAACCAAATCCAAATGAATATAATAACGGCAATAAACCTTTGGCAGTACTTCTAGAAGGTGAATTTAAATCGGCATATGAAAGTAGAATAAAACCCTTCAACTATAATAAATCTAAAGGTATATCTAAAAAAAATAAAATGATTGTCATTTCAGATGGAGATATTATTGCCAATCAAATAACTAGAGGTCAACCAGATAAATTAGATACTGACAAGTGGACTGGTCAACATTTTGGAAATAAAGATTTTCTTTTAAATAGTATCAACTATTTACTGGATGATTCAGGGCTTATAAATGTTCGCTCTAAAACTGTTGATTTAAAAATTTTAGATAGAGAAAAATCATTTAAAAACCGAACTTTCTATCAACTATTAAATGTCCTTTTGCCAATTATTATTACCCTTATTTTCGGACTGATTTTCAACTATTTACGATTAAAAAAATACCAATAATCATTCTTAAATTTTTGTTAAATTCAAATATAACTCCTACGATTGGAATCTTATATGAGTATATTTGTCATTAATCTAAATAACTTATTATGTTTAAAAATCTAACCACATTAGCACTTATTTTGGGACTTACATTTTCTGTAAATGCTCAAATAAAAACACCTGCACCAAGTCCAGGAGCAAAAATTGAACAAACTGTAGGGTTAACAAATGTTTCTATTGAATATTCTCGTCCTGCAATGCGTGGAAGAACAATTTTTGGAAATTTAGTACCTTATGGTAAACTATGGAGAACAGGTGCCAATGCAAGAACTAAAATCACTTTTAGTGATGATGTAACCATTGATGGAAAAGAATTAAAGGCTGGAACTTATGGAATATTATCTGTTCCTAATTCTACATCTTGGGATGTAATTTTTTATACTGATAGCAATGGTGGAGGCGCTCCTAACGAACTAGACGAATCAAAAGTCGCTTTGAGAACTACTGCATCAACACATTCTATTGCAAATGATAAACAGTCTTTTACTATTGGTCTTAGTGATTTAACAAGTGATTCAGCTAATCTATATTTCGCTTGGGAAAAAACTAAAGTAAAACTAGCTCTTGGAGTTCCAACAGATAAAACTACACAAGCAAGTATTGATAATGTAATGTCTGGCCCTTCATCTAATGACTACTTTCAAGCAGCAGTATATTACTTAGAATCAGGTAAAGATATTTCTAAGGCAAAAGAATGGATTGACAAAGCTGTTGACATGAGAGAAGAACCAGCATTTTGGCAAATTAGACAACAATCACTAATTTACGCAAAATTAGGAGATAAAAAAGGTGCAATAAAAGCAGCAAAAAAATCGTTAGAATTAGCAACAGAGGCTGGTAATGCAGATTATGTAAAATTGAATAAAGATTCTATTGAAGAATGGTCTAATTAATAATAACTATAAATCAACCCACAATGAAAACAAAAGCCTTATTACTACTTATGCTTGTAACCTTTATAGGTTATGGGCAAAAAAGTCCAGCGGAAACCGCTGAAGGAACTGTCGATGGTGTTCATATTACTATCGATTATGGTTCTCCAAGAGTAAATGGAAGAACTATTTATGGCAACCTTGTACCTTATGGAAAAATTTGGCGAGCAGGCGCTAACAAAAATACTACTATAAAGTTTGACAAAGAAGTTTCCATTGAAGGTAAAAAAATACCTGCAGGAAAATACGGTTTCTTCATCATACCTAATGAAAATGGGAGTTGGACTGCTATATTCAACAAAAAAAATGATGGTTGGGGCGCATATGATTATAAAGAATCAGATGATGCACTAAGATTAGATGTTGAAGCACATAATACAGATGAAAACAAAGAAGAACTTATGTTTAAAGTCACTGAAGATGCAATTAAATTTGCTTGGGCCGATAAGTACTTAAAATTAAAATTAAAGTAAAAATTAATTTTTTAGATTTATTCAATCCGTCAACTTTACAAGTTGACGGATTTTTTTATCAATACTAAATAATCACCTATCATTAACAAAGTTTGATAAACCTCCAACCTAACTTTAATCATTAAATTTAACAAGGAAATTACTATTTATAAACCATTTTTTATATTTGGAATTATTCAAGCGTAAGAAATAGAAACTAAAAAACTATCAATAAAAGAAAGAAATTAAATTATTTAAAAAGGTATTTTAAATACTACCGGAAGTATTTAATTTAGACATTCTAGAATTTTTCAGTCAAATTAATACTCATTTAATCTATCATATAACTATTAAATATTTTAATAGGATTATCATATTTTACTTTTAATATAAAGTAATTTTATTCATCAATATTCATAGCACTTAATAAGTGTGCAACCAATATTACAATAACACAACCAATTAGATTAAGCCATAAATAAGCCAAGTCTATAATTCCAAGTTCATTTAACGAAAAAAGTATAAGTACCAATATCTCTCCAATTATTGCTGCAAAAAACGTTGCATTGCCTTTAATTTTCTTAAAAAAGAATGCAATAGCAAAAACTCCTAAAATTGTTCCATAAAACAAAGATCCAATAATATTAACAGCCTCTATTAAATTATCAAATAGCGATGCAAAAGTGGCAAATAATAACGCCATAATTCCCCATCCAAATGTAAACCATTTTGACATTTTCAAATAATGCTGATCTGTTGCATCTTGAACGTACGAACGCTTGTAAATATCAATTAATGATGTTGTAGCAAGGGCATTTAATTCTGATGCAGTTGAAGACATCGCTGCAGAGAATATAACGGCCAACAAAAGTCCAATAAGTCCAATTGGTAAATGCTCTGTCACAAAAGTAATAAAGACATAGTCAGAATCTTCTGATTCCATTTTTATATTTTCATTTTCTGAAACAGTATCTATTAATTTTTTGGCTTCCTTTCTCAATGCTTTTTCTTGAGCCAGTGTACTATTCATTAAAATAATTGCCTCTGTATTGTCCTTCCCTTCGTTTTTATTATCAATTACTTGATAAATAGCATCACGTTTAGACTGAGTAATATCACTCAATTCAAACTCCAGTGCGTTATAATCTTCAGCATAAGATGATGCTTTGACTATATCGACATTAGATTTATTAAAGTGAAGTGGTGCATCATTGAATTGATAAAAAACAAAAACCATTATACCTACAAACAGGATTGCAAATTGCATGGGTACTTTAAAAATTCCGTTAAAAAGTAATCCCAACCGACTTTGGGTTAATGATTTTCCAGATATATAACGTTGAACTTGAGATTGATCTGTTCCAAAATATGACAAGAACAAAAAAGTTCCACCTAATAAAGCCGACCAAATATTATATCTATTTGAAAGGTCAAATTTAAAATCAACCACATTTAGTTTCTTCATATTTCCTGCAATATCAACAGCATCTCCAAAGGAAATATTTGAAGGTAATTTATAAACTACTATCATAAATGCGATAAACATTCCTGTTAGTATTACAATCATCTGTTGTTTTTGAGTTTGACTCACAGCATTTGTACCTCCAGAAACAGTATATATAATTACCAATGTTCCTATCAACAAATTGGTAATATTTAAATTCCATCCCAAAATAGATGATAAAATAATTGATGGTGCAAAAATGGTTAATCCAGCAGCTAAGCCTCTTTGAACTAAAAATAAAACAGCGGTTAATGACCGTGTTTTAAGGTCAAATCGCTTTTCTAAAAACTCATATGCTGTATATACATTTAACTTATAATATCTTGGAAGGACATACACACATAGAATTATCATTGCTATCGGTAGACCGAAATAAAACTGTGCGAAACGCATACCATCATCATAGGCTTGTCCTGGTGTTGATAAAAATGTAATTGCACTCGCTTGAGTTGCCATAACCGACAATCCGATGGTATACCAAGGCAATGTCTGTTCGCCTTTAAGAAAAGATTCTGTTGTATTTACGTTTCGTGTTTTCCATATACCGTACCATACGATCAAAACCAAAATTCCTATTAAAACTGACCAATCAATTATATGCATTAGGCGTATTTTTTAGTAAAAATGGTGAATAAAATAACCAGTATAATTTGAAAAATCAGCACAAATAAATACATCTGATTCCAAGTTTTAAAAATAGGTGGTTTTTCGCTTGACATTCTTTAGTTTTTAATTTCTAATTCATTATTATTTTTTCCAACTGACAATAAATTGGTAAATAATCTATAGGCTCCTGGTACTCCTGCAGGCAATTCTCTAAAGAAACTCAATCCTGTGTAAATAAAATGACCTTCTCCATATTTTGCTATTAGCAAACTTCCTTTTCTTTCAGGCTCACCTTTATCATTCATAGATAAAATTGGTGTAAATTCACTACTCCATTCATTTGGAAAATATAAACCGCGTTCTTGTACCCAACCATCAAAATCTTTTTGAGTAATCTTGTTTGGGTAGTTCATCACTTCATTTTTTGGGCTTATAATTCTCACTTCAGAGTTTTCATCTGTAACTCTATCACGTGATATTTTTAATTCAAAAGGTGCTACTTCATCAACTTTTAAGCGATGACCTGTATTATATTGAACCAACATTGTTCCTCCATTTTTAACATATTCATGCAATAAATCTTGATAATATTTAGCACGATCATTAGTATTATATGCGCGAACACCCATAATCACAGCATCAAAATTTTGAAGTTTATCGATTGTAATTTCATTCTCATTCAATTCAACAACAGTATAACCAACTTGTCGCAAACTCGCCGGTATATCATCTCCTGCTCCCTGAATATATCCTATCAATTGTCCTTTCTTCTGAATATCCAATCGTACAACCTTGCTTTCAGATGGCATTAAAACTGATTGAAAAGGAATATGGTCATACGCTATTTCTACCAATTCATCAGTATAAAAATTTCCATTAATTTCAACTATTGGTGAAATTTTTCCTTCTGATTGATTTTTGGGTGGAGTAACACTAAAAACAACTATTTGTTCTGCTCCTTTTTGAGCAATACTTACTTCATGATACTTTGGAAATACTTGCCAACCTTTTGGGTGAGCTAGTTGTACTTTTCCAATTATATGTTCTTTCCCAGATTTTACTTTCACTGTAATTTCTTTCGGAGAATTATCAGCAAAAATCAGAACTTTATCAGTAATACTTGCTGTTACTGCTGGAACAATTTCTAATGGTTGATACACCTCTCCTTTTACTGGGTCATTTCTCTTGAAAACAACATCTTTTTTAAATTCAAATAATTCACCTTCAATAATTAACATAAACTCAGCCTGTATTGTTCTTGGAGTTTCTGGTTTTCCAATTAAATTTACATCATCAACTTTATACATTCCTAAAGTTCCTTTGCTTTTAAGCCAATATGGGCTAGAAAATTCAATATTTGAAGGGATTGTATCTTTAATTTCAAAATTAAATTTTTCATTTTTCAATAAACTAACAGCATCACCTTTAATAATGCTTGCTGCAATTGAAGGAGTTACAGCTACAACAGTTAACTTCATTGGCACATCACTTCTATTTGTCACTTCAATATTTATAGTAATATCACTACCCTTAGTTACAGAAGATTCAGTCGATACTGCTTCTAAATACAAACCAGCACAAGCTTGAATAATATCTTTAATTTCTTTCGTTTTTTGAACTTTCCAATGCGCATCTTCTAAATTTTGAATTAGTTGATAAGCCTTAACTAGTTCAGGAATACTTAAAGAAGGGTTTATAAAATCAAAATTTTGTTCTACTTTTTTTAAAATATCACCAATTTCTTGCCCTCCTTTTACTCTTGTCCAAGTTGTATTAATTCCATCAAACAAATTGGTTTTATCTTTTGGCAAATCTCCTTTTACCAATTCTAAATACTCCGTATTATTTCCACGAGAACCAGTTCTACCAAAGCCTTGACTTTTGTGCATACTTCGACTTAAAGCCGAAATTTCATCGTTTGACAATCCAAATGCTGGATAATATGTTCCTGTTTCCAATTCTAATAAGTTTGTTTTATCTGCCTTTTC contains:
- a CDS encoding DUF2911 domain-containing protein, producing the protein MKTKALLLLMLVTFIGYGQKSPAETAEGTVDGVHITIDYGSPRVNGRTIYGNLVPYGKIWRAGANKNTTIKFDKEVSIEGKKIPAGKYGFFIIPNENGSWTAIFNKKNDGWGAYDYKESDDALRLDVEAHNTDENKEELMFKVTEDAIKFAWADKYLKLKLK
- the gldF gene encoding gliding motility-associated ABC transporter permease subunit GldF; this encodes MIAILKKELNSFFSTPIGYLVIAVFLVINGLFLWIFEGDFNILNAGFADLNSFFFLAPWIFMFLIPAITMKTFSDEYNTGTIEILKTKPISNWEIIIGKYIASLLLIVIAIIPTLTYVYSISNLGNPIGNFDLGSLLGSYFGLLFLASAYTTIGLFASTLSNNQIVAFIIAVCISFLFFYGFEAMSSLFGNFDYTIQSFGMNEHFKSISRGVIDTRDLIYFISITIFFLVITKLKLTRE
- a CDS encoding DUF2911 domain-containing protein; this encodes MFKNLTTLALILGLTFSVNAQIKTPAPSPGAKIEQTVGLTNVSIEYSRPAMRGRTIFGNLVPYGKLWRTGANARTKITFSDDVTIDGKELKAGTYGILSVPNSTSWDVIFYTDSNGGGAPNELDESKVALRTTASTHSIANDKQSFTIGLSDLTSDSANLYFAWEKTKVKLALGVPTDKTTQASIDNVMSGPSSNDYFQAAVYYLESGKDISKAKEWIDKAVDMREEPAFWQIRQQSLIYAKLGDKKGAIKAAKKSLELATEAGNADYVKLNKDSIEEWSN
- the gldG gene encoding gliding motility-associated ABC transporter substrate-binding protein GldG, producing the protein MYKRFDLTEDKRYTLSEPALAILNKVESPIIIKIYLEGDFPSEFKRLQIETRQLLNELKSENNNIKFRFIDPLDDAQELIEQGLKPSQLSIQKNGQISEIIIFPWATVQYGTKTELVSLLNDTNSQSQEEQLENAIQNLEYAFADAIHKVTSEKNKKIAVLKGNGELQDIYVADFLRKLGEYYRLAPFTLDAVETNPQQTTDELSKFDLAIIAKPTERFTENEKYTLDQFIINGGKTLWLVDQVQAELDSLMDTGESLAYPRDLNLTDLLFSYGVRINPNLIQDLYSSKIPLASGNIGNKTQFDQFLWEFNPLTQSKNDHPINKNVDPVNFKFTSSIDLLKNDITKTVLLQSSPLSKIIGTPSIISLKSIGQQPNPNEYNNGNKPLAVLLEGEFKSAYESRIKPFNYNKSKGISKKNKMIVISDGDIIANQITRGQPDKLDTDKWTGQHFGNKDFLLNSINYLLDDSGLINVRSKTVDLKILDREKSFKNRTFYQLLNVLLPIIITLIFGLIFNYLRLKKYQ
- a CDS encoding sodium:solute symporter — encoded protein: MHIIDWSVLIGILVLIVWYGIWKTRNVNTTESFLKGEQTLPWYTIGLSVMATQASAITFLSTPGQAYDDGMRFAQFYFGLPIAMIILCVYVLPRYYKLNVYTAYEFLEKRFDLKTRSLTAVLFLVQRGLAAGLTIFAPSIILSSILGWNLNITNLLIGTLVIIYTVSGGTNAVSQTQKQQMIVILTGMFIAFMIVVYKLPSNISFGDAVDIAGNMKKLNVVDFKFDLSNRYNIWSALLGGTFLFLSYFGTDQSQVQRYISGKSLTQSRLGLLFNGIFKVPMQFAILFVGIMVFVFYQFNDAPLHFNKSNVDIVKASSYAEDYNALEFELSDITQSKRDAIYQVIDNKNEGKDNTEAIILMNSTLAQEKALRKEAKKLIDTVSENENIKMESEDSDYVFITFVTEHLPIGLIGLLLAVIFSAAMSSTASELNALATTSLIDIYKRSYVQDATDQHYLKMSKWFTFGWGIMALLFATFASLFDNLIEAVNIIGSLFYGTILGVFAIAFFFKKIKGNATFFAAIIGEILVLILFSLNELGIIDLAYLWLNLIGCVIVILVAHLLSAMNIDE